In a single window of the Limisphaerales bacterium genome:
- a CDS encoding amidohydrolase — MIVDVHSHTWRHPEDFTSDHCEQAKKARGDVEVDLTVRFEDYAAACPANEDVHTIVFGGKARLSGIWVDDPYVAEYAATRPDKLIGFLSLDPTQYGWQDELRHGHQILGLRGIKLLSMYAGFRPDDTLLDPLWEYATDHALPVLLHTGTTFISQAPLECTLPRHLDVVATRFPKVKIIMAHLGHPYEGECIVVARKHPNVYADISALYYRPFQLYQSLMLVQEYGVWHKILFGTDYPYTTVNDTIAGLHNLNSMLEGSALPRLLETEIDKMIYRDTLPLLGLN; from the coding sequence TTGATTGTCGACGTCCACAGTCACACATGGCGGCATCCGGAGGATTTCACCTCCGACCACTGCGAGCAGGCGAAAAAGGCGCGGGGGGATGTCGAGGTGGATCTCACCGTACGCTTCGAGGATTACGCGGCGGCTTGCCCCGCGAATGAGGACGTGCACACGATCGTCTTCGGTGGCAAAGCACGGCTCAGCGGAATTTGGGTGGACGACCCATACGTGGCGGAATACGCCGCCACGCGGCCAGACAAGCTCATCGGGTTTCTTTCACTCGACCCCACGCAGTATGGCTGGCAGGACGAACTTCGACACGGCCACCAAATTCTCGGCTTGCGCGGCATCAAGCTGCTCTCAATGTACGCCGGTTTCCGGCCGGATGATACGTTACTCGATCCGCTTTGGGAATACGCCACCGACCACGCGCTACCGGTCCTCCTCCACACGGGCACTACGTTTATCAGCCAAGCGCCGCTGGAGTGTACCCTGCCGCGCCACCTCGACGTCGTTGCCACGCGTTTCCCCAAAGTAAAAATCATTATGGCCCACCTCGGGCATCCATACGAAGGCGAATGCATCGTCGTTGCCCGCAAGCACCCCAATGTTTACGCCGACATCAGCGCGCTTTATTATCGCCCCTTCCAACTCTATCAAAGCCTGATGCTCGTACAGGAATACGGTGTGTGGCACAAAATCCTGTTCGGCACCGACTATCCCTACACCACCGTCAACGACACCATCGCCGGCCTGCATAACCTAAACAGCATGCTCGAAGGAAGTGCCTTGCCAAGACTGTTGGAAACGGAAATTGACAAGATGATTTACCGGGACACCTTGCCCTTGTTGGGGCTTAACTGA
- a CDS encoding right-handed parallel beta-helix repeat-containing protein, protein MKTHLFAASFFIILLQLNPTAWAAALLVPQDFKTIQAAIDATRAGDSILVSAGKYNERIRLKPGLTVRSAGDDAKGKLGLRRAEATIIDGTGGKGPGVMMAAGATLDGFTVTGVGKYDEALWQKHHATQGNQQIHEHIGAEGTPGIEARHDCTVANNIVHHIGYTGIAITGAEDRRVSPRIVDNVTYRNMGGGIGSMKKSTARIEGNLCFENFYAGIGHNDASPIVIDNSCYGNIRAGIGISEGSRPIVRGNRCHHNRRAGIGIRTGADTQPVVEDNDCHENDTAGIGTEEGARPILRGNRCWKNKLAGIGARDKAQPMIIENECFENTLAGIGIEHEARALISRNLCRKNKTAGIGVQHRARATVLGNRCLENAKVAIGVGNGASAHIAGNQLTRTGGMPPLIAILKGSSAVITGNTFTGGGVAGVLVQGSARISKNRFEGNGPRRGGPPNFAVWAHAGSEVEFHQNEINRWRHALSSSGAKSVTAHHNRTSQFLGTAIVIQKTATPAHATHNTALTTNDQDESVTLTGPRGVVEGNVCRAK, encoded by the coding sequence ATGAAAACACACCTGTTCGCCGCCTCTTTTTTCATTATCCTCCTGCAGCTCAATCCTACCGCATGGGCGGCGGCGTTGCTTGTGCCGCAGGATTTCAAAACCATCCAAGCCGCAATCGACGCGACCCGAGCTGGCGATTCAATTTTGGTCAGCGCCGGTAAATACAATGAGCGCATTCGGCTCAAACCCGGCCTCACCGTTCGAAGCGCTGGTGATGACGCGAAGGGAAAACTCGGCCTGCGGCGGGCAGAGGCGACGATCATCGATGGCACCGGCGGCAAAGGGCCCGGCGTGATGATGGCGGCGGGAGCGACACTCGATGGCTTCACGGTAACAGGTGTTGGGAAATACGACGAAGCACTTTGGCAAAAACATCACGCCACACAGGGCAATCAGCAGATACACGAACACATTGGAGCGGAGGGCACGCCCGGCATCGAGGCGCGACACGATTGCACGGTAGCGAACAATATCGTCCACCACATCGGCTACACCGGCATTGCCATCACGGGCGCGGAAGACCGGCGCGTGTCACCGCGCATTGTCGACAATGTCACGTACCGCAATATGGGCGGCGGCATCGGCTCGATGAAAAAATCGACGGCCCGCATCGAAGGCAACCTTTGCTTCGAGAATTTTTACGCAGGCATTGGCCACAACGACGCCAGCCCGATTGTCATCGACAACAGTTGCTACGGCAACATCCGTGCCGGCATTGGCATCAGCGAAGGCTCTCGACCAATCGTCCGCGGCAATCGCTGCCATCACAACCGACGCGCTGGCATCGGCATCCGTACTGGCGCGGACACCCAACCGGTGGTGGAAGACAACGACTGCCACGAAAACGACACGGCCGGCATCGGCACCGAGGAGGGCGCGCGGCCCATCCTGCGCGGCAACCGTTGCTGGAAAAACAAACTCGCCGGCATCGGCGCACGTGATAAGGCGCAGCCGATGATTATTGAAAACGAATGTTTTGAAAACACGCTCGCCGGCATCGGAATCGAGCACGAGGCGCGCGCATTGATTTCCAGAAACCTTTGCCGCAAAAACAAAACCGCCGGCATCGGCGTACAACATCGGGCCAGGGCCACAGTGCTCGGCAACCGCTGCCTCGAGAACGCAAAGGTGGCCATTGGCGTGGGCAACGGCGCCAGTGCGCACATCGCCGGCAACCAACTCACGCGCACCGGCGGAATGCCTCCGCTCATCGCCATTCTCAAAGGCTCAAGCGCCGTCATCACCGGCAATACGTTTACCGGCGGAGGCGTGGCCGGCGTGCTCGTGCAGGGCAGTGCGCGCATCAGCAAAAACCGTTTTGAAGGCAATGGCCCACGTCGCGGCGGTCCACCCAATTTTGCCGTGTGGGCCCACGCCGGATCAGAAGTGGAGTTTCACCAAAATGAAATCAACCGCTGGCGCCACGCCCTCTCCTCCTCCGGTGCCAAATCCGTCACCGCCCACCACAACCGCACCAGCCAATTCCTCGGCACCGCCATTGTTATCCAAAAAACCGCCACCCCCGCCCACGCCACCCACAATACCGCCCTCACCACCAACGACCAGGACGAATCCGTCACCCTAACCGGCCCCCGCGGTGTGGTGGAGGGAAATGTGTGCAGGGCAAAATGA
- a CDS encoding PQQ-binding-like beta-propeller repeat protein, whose amino-acid sequence MRWIIAFIFTANYVLAAPPFAPKPATYLYGQLWAKSAASLGAADWSSFRGPNASGVADGMKLPAQWDAAKGEGVLFKVKIPGLAHSSPVIAGERLFLTTAVSNIADPTFKPGLYGAGTAAADRSVHEWRVICLNKKTGKTLWSRVAVKKTPTDKRHIKATYANATPATDGECVVAFFGSEGLFAYSMAGKFLWKKNLGRLDVGAYDLTEYEWGSASSPIIWRGKVFVQCDTQKDSFIVALDVKTGKELWRTKRDELPSWGTPNVWPGKAPELVTNGSKFIRGYHPETGKELWRLGGSSKITAPTPVFAGDRIIVASGRHPERPIFCLSAGGRGNLTGSKHVAWQNRRGPYMPTPLIYRGKVYALNNSGLIGCFDLKTGREHYYERIRHRGHGFSASPVAADGKIYCAGEDGIVFVFTAGEQFRPPIERAVGETLMATPAMSDGVLYLRGTRTLFAVGKKKDQ is encoded by the coding sequence ATGCGATGGATTATTGCGTTCATTTTTACAGCTAACTACGTCCTCGCCGCGCCACCGTTCGCGCCCAAGCCCGCCACCTATTTGTACGGCCAACTTTGGGCAAAATCCGCCGCCTCCTTGGGCGCGGCGGACTGGTCTTCCTTTCGCGGGCCCAATGCATCCGGCGTGGCGGATGGGATGAAGCTGCCCGCCCAATGGGATGCCGCAAAGGGCGAAGGAGTTTTGTTCAAAGTTAAAATTCCTGGTTTGGCGCACTCATCGCCGGTAATTGCGGGTGAACGATTGTTTCTCACCACCGCCGTGAGCAATATCGCGGATCCCACGTTCAAGCCGGGCTTGTACGGCGCGGGCACGGCGGCGGCGGATCGGTCGGTGCACGAGTGGCGCGTGATTTGTTTGAACAAAAAAACCGGCAAGACACTTTGGTCGCGTGTGGCGGTGAAAAAGACGCCGACCGACAAGCGGCACATCAAGGCCACTTACGCCAACGCCACGCCGGCGACGGATGGCGAGTGCGTGGTCGCGTTTTTTGGCTCGGAAGGGCTCTTTGCGTATTCGATGGCGGGGAAATTTTTGTGGAAGAAAAACCTCGGTCGGCTGGACGTGGGCGCGTACGACTTGACGGAGTACGAATGGGGCTCGGCCAGTTCGCCGATCATCTGGCGCGGCAAAGTCTTTGTGCAATGCGACACGCAGAAGGACTCATTCATCGTCGCGCTGGATGTGAAAACCGGCAAGGAACTGTGGCGCACGAAACGCGACGAGCTGCCCTCGTGGGGCACGCCCAACGTGTGGCCGGGCAAGGCGCCGGAACTGGTCACCAACGGCTCGAAATTCATCCGCGGCTACCACCCCGAAACCGGCAAGGAACTCTGGCGGCTGGGCGGCAGTTCGAAAATCACCGCGCCCACGCCGGTGTTTGCCGGGGACCGCATCATCGTCGCTAGCGGTCGGCATCCCGAGCGCCCCATCTTTTGCCTGAGCGCCGGCGGCCGCGGCAACCTCACCGGCAGCAAACATGTTGCGTGGCAAAACCGTCGCGGCCCATACATGCCCACGCCGCTCATCTATCGCGGCAAGGTCTACGCGCTGAACAACAGCGGCCTTATCGGCTGCTTCGATTTGAAGACCGGCCGGGAACATTACTACGAGCGCATCCGCCACCGCGGCCACGGCTTCAGCGCCTCGCCCGTTGCTGCCGACGGCAAAATCTACTGCGCCGGCGAGGACGGCATCGTGTTCGTGTTCACGGCGGGCGAGCAATTTCGTCCGCCCATTGAACGCGCTGTCGGCGAAACGCTCATGGCCACGCCCGCGATGTCCGATGGAGTGCTGTATCTGCGCGGCACGAGAACGCTTTTTGCCGTTGGCAAAAAGAAGGACCAATAA
- a CDS encoding DUF1501 domain-containing protein gives MINPCNSASHLSRRTMLQTTGLGGLAWLTPVAHLLGRAQEKAPTAAPAKSVIMLWMAGGPSQLETFDPHAGKKIAGATRAINTSVKGVQLAEGLPQVAEVMDELTLVRSMISKEGDHERGSYHVKTGYRPDPTLIHPSIGAVMCHQLPAGKLDIPRHISILPGQWPARGGYLGAQYDAFQVYNTNGRAGNITARVNPKRMDNRLTALNAIEQSFARGRRAELDSKTTLHNATIQKALRMMNSDQLSAFDVTLAPAKTRAAFGDTQFGRGCLAAIQLIGAGVRCVEVTLNGWDTHANNHEAHVAQNAILDPAFASVIRELRARKLLDHTIVICAGEFGRTPKINPANGRDHWPTGFSIALAGGGFRAGHVHGATDPNGGKKTAEDKDAIRVADIHTTVQHALGIKYEKELMTPIGRPMALSEGRVINSLTKNI, from the coding sequence ATGATAAACCCTTGCAACAGCGCCAGTCACCTCTCGCGCCGCACCATGCTGCAAACCACCGGCCTCGGCGGGCTGGCGTGGCTCACACCGGTCGCTCATTTACTCGGTCGCGCGCAGGAAAAAGCGCCCACCGCTGCACCCGCCAAATCGGTCATTATGCTGTGGATGGCCGGTGGCCCCAGCCAATTGGAAACCTTTGACCCGCACGCGGGGAAAAAAATCGCCGGCGCCACCCGCGCCATCAACACTTCCGTCAAAGGCGTACAACTCGCCGAAGGCCTTCCGCAAGTAGCCGAGGTGATGGACGAGCTGACCCTCGTGCGCTCTATGATCAGCAAAGAAGGCGACCACGAACGCGGCTCCTACCACGTTAAAACCGGCTACCGCCCGGACCCCACACTCATCCATCCATCCATCGGCGCCGTGATGTGCCACCAACTGCCCGCGGGCAAATTGGACATCCCGCGCCACATCTCCATCCTCCCCGGCCAATGGCCCGCGCGCGGCGGCTACCTCGGTGCGCAGTACGACGCCTTTCAAGTTTACAATACCAACGGCCGTGCCGGAAACATCACCGCCCGCGTAAACCCCAAACGCATGGACAACCGCCTCACCGCGTTGAACGCCATCGAACAATCTTTCGCCCGCGGCCGCCGGGCGGAACTTGATTCCAAAACCACTCTCCACAACGCCACCATCCAAAAAGCACTGCGGATGATGAACTCCGATCAGCTCAGCGCCTTCGATGTCACTCTGGCTCCCGCCAAAACCCGCGCCGCCTTTGGCGACACCCAATTCGGCCGGGGCTGCCTCGCCGCCATCCAACTCATCGGCGCCGGCGTCCGCTGCGTCGAAGTCACCCTCAATGGGTGGGATACTCACGCCAATAATCACGAAGCCCACGTCGCGCAAAACGCCATTCTCGATCCCGCGTTCGCCTCGGTCATCCGCGAACTACGCGCACGCAAACTGCTCGACCACACCATCGTCATTTGCGCCGGCGAATTCGGCCGCACGCCAAAAATTAATCCCGCCAACGGCCGCGACCACTGGCCCACCGGCTTCTCCATCGCCCTCGCCGGCGGCGGCTTCCGCGCCGGCCACGTCCACGGTGCCACCGATCCCAACGGCGGGAAAAAAACTGCCGAGGACAAAGACGCCATCCGGGTCGCAGACATCCACACCACCGTCCAACACGCCCTCGGCATCAAATACGAAAAAGAATTGATGACCCCCATTGGCCGCCCCATGGCCCTCAGCGAAGGTCGGGTCATCAACTCTCTGACCAAAAATATTTAA
- a CDS encoding DUF1501 domain-containing protein: MLEINHGQIGKNCAGFSRRTALKAGFLGVLGLSTADLLRLRAEGVAKRNNKSVILIWLDGGPSHMETYDPKPAAPKEYRGPWLDMPTNVPGIRFSEMLPLQAKHADKMCVLRSVHHDTGDHFAAAHWMLTGRYGSTSANKAQKYPSVGSCVSRVKGANAKGMPAYVGLPAAESVYLYPGYQGAAYLGAAYNPFQLNMKQKYLGATSKTKIQTPPVLANLAGDTERIGNRVGLLDSLDQINRNIDQSGSLESLDRYQQEAVDMVTGGKAREAFDMEKESAKMRDLYGRGPWGHYTLMARRMVESGVSFVTVDMPHWDTHSKIKVGLEARLPFLDRAVAGLLEDLKQRGMLDDTLVVVMGEFGRTPKLNSGQPGIPIPGRDHWGQAMSVILAGGGLKTGQVIGATNSKAEHPIARALKPDDVLATIYEVMGIDPETTFKDFAGRPVPLVDQGKAIKEIL, from the coding sequence ATGCTGGAAATCAACCACGGCCAAATCGGAAAAAACTGCGCGGGCTTCTCGCGGCGCACGGCGTTGAAGGCGGGATTTCTCGGGGTGTTGGGCCTTTCCACGGCGGATTTATTGCGGTTGCGGGCGGAGGGGGTAGCAAAGCGGAATAATAAATCCGTGATTTTGATTTGGCTCGATGGTGGCCCGAGCCATATGGAGACGTACGATCCCAAGCCGGCCGCGCCCAAGGAGTATCGCGGGCCGTGGCTGGACATGCCCACCAACGTGCCGGGCATTCGCTTTTCCGAAATGCTGCCACTGCAGGCGAAACACGCGGACAAAATGTGCGTGCTGCGTTCGGTGCATCACGACACGGGCGATCACTTTGCCGCCGCGCACTGGATGCTTACCGGCCGCTACGGCAGCACCTCGGCCAACAAGGCGCAAAAATATCCTTCGGTCGGTTCCTGTGTTTCGCGCGTGAAAGGCGCCAACGCCAAGGGCATGCCGGCGTACGTGGGCTTGCCCGCGGCGGAGAGCGTTTATCTTTATCCCGGCTATCAAGGCGCGGCTTATCTTGGCGCGGCGTACAATCCGTTTCAGCTCAACATGAAACAGAAGTACCTCGGCGCGACCTCGAAAACAAAAATCCAGACGCCGCCGGTGTTGGCGAATTTGGCCGGCGACACTGAGCGCATCGGCAACCGCGTCGGCCTGCTGGATAGCCTCGACCAAATCAACCGCAACATCGACCAATCCGGCTCGCTCGAATCGCTGGACCGTTATCAGCAGGAAGCGGTGGACATGGTCACCGGCGGCAAGGCGCGCGAGGCGTTTGACATGGAAAAGGAAAGCGCCAAGATGCGCGACCTTTATGGCCGCGGCCCGTGGGGGCATTATACGTTGATGGCGCGGCGGATGGTGGAATCGGGCGTGAGTTTTGTGACCGTCGACATGCCGCATTGGGACACGCACTCGAAAATTAAAGTTGGCCTCGAGGCACGCCTGCCGTTTCTCGACCGCGCCGTGGCCGGTCTGCTGGAAGATTTAAAACAACGCGGCATGCTCGACGACACGCTCGTCGTCGTGATGGGCGAATTCGGCCGCACACCCAAGCTGAACAGCGGCCAACCCGGCATCCCCATTCCCGGCCGCGATCACTGGGGCCAGGCGATGAGCGTCATCCTCGCCGGCGGCGGACTTAAGACCGGCCAAGTCATCGGCGCCACCAATAGCAAAGCCGAGCATCCCATCGCGCGCGCCCTCAAGCCCGATGACGTCCTCGCCACCATTTACGAAGTGATGGGCATCGACCCCGAAACCACCTTCAAAGATTTTGCCGGCCGCCCCGTCCCGCTCGTCGACCAAGGCAAAGCCATCAAAGAAATTCTTTGA
- a CDS encoding DUF1549 domain-containing protein yields MALEKIASPVWQRNLLFAAVCILGAGCVISNILKSDTMTLPNHQASRYEKPAFRMAVDWVDEEFAADWEKAGLKPAPRADDLTLIRRLSLGLTGTIPSLQEIRALEAQPEGERIQWWLSHLFEDRRTSDYLAERFARTYVGVENGPFLIYRRRRFVSWLADEIHNNQNYDKIVRSLITAEGLWTNNPEVNFVTVTVNQNEDDKGPDEVKLAARVTRAFLGVRIDCVQCHDDHLGEDWLQEDFHQLASFFGGTDMAISGIRETGKKYEFKYRGKREPVNVPAIVPFQPELLPADGRPRQRLARWVTHSENRAFARTTVNRVWALMFGRPLMEPVDEIPLTNTKENPYPPGLETLADDFIIHKYDLRRLIRVIAATRVFSLDSKSAANQPPPTLKQEQHWASFAITRLRPEQVAGSILQAASLTAIDADSHIIFQLSRTFQQSDFIKRYGDIGEDEFFMQGGTIPQRLLMMNGKMVHERIKNDLIANAASRILATGGTDARIVEATFLAVLTRRPSPAESNYIVGALAKKDSLSRKAKQEDLYWALINSTEFSWNH; encoded by the coding sequence ATGGCCCTCGAGAAGATAGCTTCACCCGTCTGGCAACGCAACCTGCTCTTCGCGGCGGTTTGTATCTTGGGAGCGGGCTGCGTGATTTCAAATATACTGAAATCCGACACGATGACGCTGCCCAACCATCAGGCGAGCCGTTATGAAAAACCTGCGTTTCGGATGGCTGTGGATTGGGTGGATGAGGAGTTTGCCGCCGACTGGGAAAAGGCCGGGCTAAAGCCTGCGCCGCGGGCGGATGACCTGACGCTGATCCGCCGCCTCTCACTCGGGCTCACGGGCACCATTCCATCGCTTCAGGAAATCCGCGCACTCGAGGCACAGCCGGAGGGCGAGCGGATCCAATGGTGGCTCAGCCATCTATTCGAAGATCGTCGCACGAGTGATTACCTCGCCGAACGGTTTGCCCGCACATATGTCGGCGTAGAAAACGGCCCCTTTCTCATTTATCGCCGCCGCCGGTTTGTTAGTTGGCTGGCCGACGAAATTCACAACAACCAGAATTACGATAAAATTGTGCGCTCGCTCATCACCGCCGAAGGACTTTGGACCAATAATCCGGAGGTCAATTTTGTCACCGTGACGGTCAACCAAAATGAAGACGACAAAGGCCCTGACGAAGTGAAGCTCGCCGCACGCGTGACGCGGGCTTTCCTTGGCGTCCGCATCGACTGCGTCCAATGCCATGACGATCATCTCGGCGAGGACTGGCTGCAAGAGGATTTCCACCAACTCGCCTCCTTCTTTGGTGGCACCGACATGGCCATCTCTGGCATTCGCGAGACCGGCAAGAAATACGAATTCAAATACCGCGGCAAACGCGAGCCCGTAAACGTGCCGGCGATCGTCCCGTTCCAACCCGAGCTACTCCCCGCTGACGGACGCCCGCGCCAACGCCTCGCCCGTTGGGTCACCCATTCCGAAAACCGCGCCTTCGCCCGTACCACTGTCAATCGCGTTTGGGCGCTGATGTTTGGCCGCCCATTAATGGAGCCAGTCGATGAAATTCCGCTGACCAACACGAAAGAAAATCCTTATCCACCCGGACTCGAAACGCTTGCCGATGATTTCATCATTCACAAATATGATCTCCGCCGACTCATTCGCGTCATCGCCGCCACTCGCGTGTTCAGCCTCGACAGCAAGTCGGCCGCCAACCAACCGCCGCCCACCTTAAAACAGGAACAACACTGGGCGTCCTTCGCAATCACGCGGCTGCGCCCCGAACAAGTTGCCGGCAGCATCCTCCAAGCCGCCTCACTCACCGCCATCGATGCCGATTCACATATCATTTTCCAACTGAGCCGAACGTTTCAACAAAGCGATTTCATTAAACGCTACGGCGATATTGGCGAGGATGAATTTTTTATGCAGGGCGGAACCATCCCGCAGCGGTTGCTGATGATGAACGGGAAAATGGTTCACGAACGCATCAAAAACGATTTGATCGCCAACGCCGCCTCGCGCATTCTGGCCACGGGCGGTACCGATGCAAGAATCGTCGAAGCCACCTTTCTCGCCGTGCTCACCCGTCGACCCAGCCCCGCAGAATCCAATTACATTGTCGGCGCACTCGCAAAAAAAGATTCCCTCAGCCGCAAGGCAAAACAGGAAGACCTATACTGGGCACTGATCAACTCCACCGAATTTTCTTGGAATCATTAA